DNA sequence from the Microtus ochrogaster isolate Prairie Vole_2 chromosome 2, MicOch1.0, whole genome shotgun sequence genome:
ATAAGAATGACATGATATCCCTGGGTGAATGTTCGGcccaatattattttttttgtttcagtgcAACCACAGAAATTTTCCTATTGGTAgcaatggcctatgaccgctatgttgCCATATGCAATCCTCTGCACTATACAATTGTGATGTCCAAAAGACTGTGCACTGTGTTAATCAGTATGTCATATATAATTGGTTTCCTAAATCCTGCAGTTCTTATAGGACTATTATCCAGATTAACATTCTGTAGGTCTAATATTATTGATCATTTCTACTGTGAAATCTTGCCACTCTATACAATCTCTTGCACTGATCCATCACTTAATGCACTGGTGACTTTTATTATTGCTTCTTCCATACAAATTAGCACCTCTGTGACCATTGTAGTCTCTTATGGCCGTGTCCTATTTGCTGTCCTGAACATGAAGTCTAAGAGTGGCAGAAAGAAAGCCTTCTTCACCTGCAGTGCGCacctgctctctgtctctttgttctaTGGCACTCTCCTCTTCATGTATGTCAGTCCTGGGTCTGGACCAGGTAAAACCCAGGATAAAATGTATTCACTGTTCTACACAGTTGTGATTCCTCTGCTAAACCCCTTTATTTACAGTTTAAGAAACAAGGAAGTTTTAGGTGCTctgaaaagaattataaaatgataatcatttgcttattatttcatttttttgcatCACCTATCCTCTCTTTAGCAGTGAAACATAAAATTTGGTTCTGTGTTTTTTACATAATAGAAGATTTACTTATTTCtccttaaaagaataaaaggtgAAACTGAATGTCTTTTTTAGTCACATTATTATAAAATGGTCAATAAGTACTTTAATATCTAATCCCTGTCTTTTTTGAAATTCAACCTCTCTGTGAAAATtcctttattaaattaattatttactaaattaataaattttggtttaatatatttattataattctttgagtttatttttatcaaaaagcAATTCAAGTGCAGAAATGATTGGTTTAATACATATTATTTCCCTCCTAATCTTTACTTCAGCAATCTTCTTTTAAATAATCTGTGGTTGTATTAACAGtacaaaagtaaataatatgtatttttcatatgAGAAGGAAGAATAACACCTAAGTACTTAAATGTATTATTTCCTGTTATTTAAAAGTTATCTGGtagacaaaattatttattttacatccatgAAATTTCTTAAAGTACTAAAATTcacaataaacatatttttttcatagaatGTAAGAAGGTAGTTTAAAATTCTTATAAAGTGTCTGTCTTTTTGctgcctatttctttcttttgttttcgcATATTTCTGTGGCTCAGAGTCAGAGATCTGGGTGCATCTTCTAGCAAAGATCTCCAAATGCATCTCATGAGCAGGTGAACTGTGATTCATGCCTTTTGCCACATGAAGTCAATGGCGTCATTCTAGAATATTCTTGTCATGacagtttatattttttctggGTGTTGAAACAATGTAAGAAAGAGGGAAACAGGATGAACCATGTAAGATGCAAAAACCACCATGTAGAATACATGAAAACATGACTGTGATATTTAAAGAGACATTTGAAGGGAAAAGGAACAAGAATGCCCTTGAATGTGAAAAGGCCCAATGGCTCTCACATTGGACATTTAGTTCCCATCTGGTCTTTCTGTTTTGGAAGACTATGGAATTTTTAGGAGGTGCTGCCCTGCTGAAGAAGATGAATCAGCACAAGCAGGCCATAAATTCCTATCGCCCCATTCCCTTCTTATTTTTGTTCTGCTTCCTGAGGGTGTACACAATGTGGCCACTGCTTTAGTCTCAGTCATGGGAACTGTGGTCTCCAGGAACTGCAAACCTTAATCCATGTTTTACCTTTTACATAAAGTGGTTCTGACAGAAGACCGGCACAAGTCAGTGTGTTTGCTGTGAGTATCTTCACCTTGTGGTTCTTAGGCCTTTCCAAGTCCTTTGGAGCAGGAGCATGGACTGACAAGTTAGAAA
Encoded proteins:
- the LOC101989619 gene encoding olfactory receptor 5AC2-like, with product MEGNRTLLTEFVLRGITDRPELQVPLFLVFFFIYVITMVGNLGLIFLIWKDPHLHTPMYLFLGNLAFTDSCTSSSVTPKMLMSFVNKNDMISLGECSAQYYFFCFSATTEIFLLVAMAYDRYVAICNPLHYTIVMSKRLCTVLISMSYIIGFLNPAVLIGLLSRLTFCRSNIIDHFYCEILPLYTISCTDPSLNALVTFIIASSIQISTSVTIVVSYGRVLFAVLNMKSKSGRKKAFFTCSAHLLSVSLFYGTLLFMYVSPGSGPGKTQDKMYSLFYTVVIPLLNPFIYSLRNKEVLGALKRIIK